One region of Brassica napus cultivar Da-Ae chromosome A10, Da-Ae, whole genome shotgun sequence genomic DNA includes:
- the LOC106371237 gene encoding protein TEM1 isoform X2, translated as MADKIHEIAGKMTPLCQKIVHVNVKWRIMEKVSIFGDFFRFVWRKILSCSSIIEKPIIYRRVVHRTPSTIGEIFDSDDDTTVSGRGISSSSDADLVSLKISLLGDCQTGKTTFVIKYVGDENQGFLEMAGLNLMDKTFYVQGVTISFSIWDVGGDEKRSKDHIPIACKDSVAILFMFDLTSRSTLNSVFGWYSQARKWNTEQNSMISFGSHPIYNGPLSLRRERTRR; from the exons ATGGCCGACAAAATCCATGAGATCGCCGGGAAGATGACACCTTTGTGTCAGAAAATCGTTCACGTGAACGTAAAATGGAGAATCATGGAGAAAGTATCTATATTTGGAGACTTTTTTAGGTTTGTATGGAGGAAAATATTATCTTGTTCAAGTATCATCGAGAAACCTATTATTTACCGGCGAGTCGTTCACCGGACTCCTTCCACCATCGGAGAGATCTTCGACAGCGATGATGATACAACTGTTTCCGGTAGAGGGATAAGTTCAAGTTCGGATGCAGATTTGGTTAGCCTCAAGATCAGCTTATTAGGCGATTGTCAAACAGGGAAGACTACTTTTGTA ATAAAATATGTTGGAGACGAGAATCAAGGGTTCCTGGAGATGGCTGGattaaatttgatggacaaaacgttttatgttcaaGGAGTAACAATTTCTTTTAGCATTTGGGATGTAGGAG GTGATGAAAAGAGGTCTAAAGATCATATACCTATTGCTTGTAAAGATTCAGTAGCAATCTTGTTCATGTTTGATCTAACCAGTCGATCTACTCTTAACAG TGTCTTTGGGTGGTATAGCCAGGCAAGAAAATGGAATACG GAACAAAATTCGATGATTTCGTTCGGCTCCCACCCAATCTACAATGGACCATTGTCACTCAG GCGAGAGCGTACGCGAAGGTGA
- the LOC106371237 gene encoding septum-promoting GTP-binding protein 1 isoform X1, whose product MADKIHEIAGKMTPLCQKIVHVNVKWRIMEKVSIFGDFFRFVWRKILSCSSIIEKPIIYRRVVHRTPSTIGEIFDSDDDTTVSGRGISSSSDADLVSLKISLLGDCQTGKTTFVIKYVGDENQGFLEMAGLNLMDKTFYVQGVTISFSIWDVGGDEKRSKDHIPIACKDSVAILFMFDLTSRSTLNSVFGWYSQARKWNTTAIPILIGTKFDDFVRLPPNLQWTIVTQARAYAKVMKASLFFSSATHNINVNKIFKFILAKLFNLPWKIDRNLTLGEPIIDYDS is encoded by the exons ATGGCCGACAAAATCCATGAGATCGCCGGGAAGATGACACCTTTGTGTCAGAAAATCGTTCACGTGAACGTAAAATGGAGAATCATGGAGAAAGTATCTATATTTGGAGACTTTTTTAGGTTTGTATGGAGGAAAATATTATCTTGTTCAAGTATCATCGAGAAACCTATTATTTACCGGCGAGTCGTTCACCGGACTCCTTCCACCATCGGAGAGATCTTCGACAGCGATGATGATACAACTGTTTCCGGTAGAGGGATAAGTTCAAGTTCGGATGCAGATTTGGTTAGCCTCAAGATCAGCTTATTAGGCGATTGTCAAACAGGGAAGACTACTTTTGTA ATAAAATATGTTGGAGACGAGAATCAAGGGTTCCTGGAGATGGCTGGattaaatttgatggacaaaacgttttatgttcaaGGAGTAACAATTTCTTTTAGCATTTGGGATGTAGGAG GTGATGAAAAGAGGTCTAAAGATCATATACCTATTGCTTGTAAAGATTCAGTAGCAATCTTGTTCATGTTTGATCTAACCAGTCGATCTACTCTTAACAG TGTCTTTGGGTGGTATAGCCAGGCAAGAAAATGGAATACG aCGGCAATTCCGATTTTAATAGGAACAAAATTCGATGATTTCGTTCGGCTCCCACCCAATCTACAATGGACCATTGTCACTCAG GCGAGAGCGTACGCGAAGGTGATGAAGGCGTCATTGTTCTTTTCAAGTGCGACACACAACATAAATGTGAACAAGATCTTCAAATTCATTTTGGCTAAACTTTTTAATTTGCCTTGGAAGATCGACAGAAATTTAACCTTAGGTGAACCCATTATCGACTATGATTCCTAA